The following nucleotide sequence is from Triticum dicoccoides isolate Atlit2015 ecotype Zavitan chromosome 7B, WEW_v2.0, whole genome shotgun sequence.
gcggcagcgggcggtGGCCTCTTCTGCGCGTGCGTGCTCGGGGTCACGGCCTCTGTTTGTGCTTCTCGATGCTTGTACGCGGCCGATTCCTGGCGGGCCGCGTCAGGAGCATGCTGAGCCAAGTGCATTTTGCAGAACACCTTCACCCCGTCGGAGACGGTGGCCTCTGGCAGCAGGCACCGGTACTCCTCCATGACCCAGCCGgtggacttgcccttcttcttgaaggaCAGGTTCTTGACCTCGCCGACCTTGCATCCCGCGTGGATGATCTCCGTGGTCTTCTGGATGCTCCAggtgccgccgccggcgccgcgcaCGCTCTGGAGCTTGCTCCCGTTCTTGCTCTTGCAGGTGGTGAAGAAGAACCGGTCGCCGCTGCTCACGGCCTGCGGCACGGGCGCGAACTGGCGGGCCAGATCCTTGGGCTCGCAGCCGGAGATTTCAACGCGGTTGATGAGCTTGTCGACGGCATGCAGCGTCTCGCCGGAGAGGAGGCGTGGCAGGTAGTATGTGACGGCCTCCACTTCCGTAGGGCTCAGCCGGTAGTGGTGGAAGACGTCGTCGACGTCGAGCCCCTCCATCCCGGCCGGCTGCTGCCCGATCTGCCGCTAGGGTTCAAGCTACGAAAGGGCGGGCGGGCGACTGGGATTTGGGAGAGGTTTGTCTGCGAGATCGGGAAGGCGTTGTGGGACGCGCAGGTGGTCTGTGCTGATATTTAAAGACGCTGGGtggacttggcgatggaggacgcgTCAGATTTCCTTATCTGAATCCGAAAATGTCCCCAGTTCAGTTTGCAGCTCCCGTTTGctttcattttctgaaaaattctgtcaATCCGATGATGGTGCGGTCCTGAAGATGTAGAGGACAGATGCCGTGCTGATTGTGTTTCTTGATTTTGAGTAGTACAAGTCCTATTCTTTTCCGGATCCATTTATTTGACCCATACCCCGGACCTTATTCGGATCCACTTCTTTCGGAAAATCCTATTGGACGCACACTGCGTCAAACTGCCGAGAGCTCCTAAGCGGCGCCTTCAGCGCCGGTTAGAGTTTCTGGCGCTCACACGGCACCTGGTATGGACCAGCCCATCACGAGGCAACCAACGAATCGCTCGCCAGCTCGCGCCTGCTTATGCTTCGTACGCTTCGTTCTTTCCCAATAGAAAAATGTACGCTTCGGTTTTTCGCTCAAAAAAAATTTATGCTTCGTTCTTTCGCTAGAAAACGTACGCCTCGTTCTCCACTCAAGAAAACAAAtaaatgaaaaaagttcatctgtTTCCAAAAAAAGTTCTTCAATttttaaaaatagttcatcaagtttgaaaaaaagttcatcggttttgaaaaagagttcctcgattttcaaaaaagttcattgatcTGAAAAAGTTAAtcagttttgaaaaaagttcatagatttggaAAAAAGTttaatgaatttgaaaaagttcatagatTAAAAAAATGTTTAATGAATTTGAAAAAGCTCATCcaatttgataaaagttcatcaATTCAAAAAAAGGAGTTTATGGAATTTGAAAAGGAATGATTGacttttaaaaagttcatcgattttgatcacagatttgaaagaaagttcatcaatttcaaaaaatcatcaaatttgaaaaaaaagttcatcaaattttaaaaaggtTAAACATattaaaaaagaaaaaacaaacaaagCTGGTCCAGAAAACCGGGTTTTCTGCGAACTGAAACTTTCCCGCGGTGGATAAAAACGTATTGGGAAACCAGGGCTTTCGGCGAGATTAAACGAATAAAAGTATACAAATAGGTCAATAGGCACAAAAAATGGGGAGCTCGTCTTTTTTAGACAAATTGGGGAGCGCCGGTTCCTCCTCTGGCGCCCGAAGGTGGTGCGACTAGGCCGGCCCAGCAAAATTCCATCAGTACAGGGATAGCGTGAAAAAAGCGAACAAAACACCAGGGAAATAGGTTCTCAGCGAGGGTAGAACTCGTGCCGTGAGACTAGCGAACGAGTATGCCCAACCAAATGATCTAGTTTGCCGCTTTTGAACAATTTCAGGGCCAACATTTTCAGTACATTCCTAGCCGCGTAATTTATTACACGTGTAACATTTACTGTAGCGCTTTGATTTTTATTTTTTAAACATTTTGGAAAATGTTCTTGAATTAAAGAAAAATCATTTGTTTTGAAAACATTTAatgattttggaaaaaagttcacgaTTTGAGAAAAATGACTatcaatttttaaaaaagttcatccgtTTGAAAAACAGTTCACAAATCTTGAGAAAAAAGTTCTCtggttggaaaaaagttcatcaaaattcaaaaaaggttcatcgatttgaaaaaaaaatagttcatgagtttgaaaaaacttcatcgattttgaaaaaagttttcaaaaaaatgaaaaaatgttcatcaaaattgaaaaaaagttcatcaaagttagaaaaattcatcaaattcgaaaaatagttcaccgaatttgaataaaagttcatcaaaattcaaaaaacgttcatggattttgaaaataAGTTCAGCGATTTGAAAAATAAGTTCACCGAATTTAAGAAATTTCATGGAAttgtaaaaaagttcatcgaatatgaAAAAAAGTACAccgatttggaaaaagttcatcgatttcgaaaaaaagttcatcgaattgaaaaaaagttcatctattttgaaaaaaaatcatcgatttgAAAGAAACTTCACGAAGTTAAAAAAACGTGCACAATTTTGGGGAAAAAAGTTCACGCACTTAGCAGAAAGGAAGAatgaaaaaagaaaggaaaaaaacgaGCAAAACCCTTTCCATGAAAAAAGAAAACATAAACAATATAGAAGAAAAGGATGAAAAAGCTGTAAGAAAATGTGAACTGTTGAGATGGTGGAGTGATTATGGCAGCGCGCATTTACTGGCGAGATCACCAGTTCGAATCTCAGCCAAGCGTGGCGGTTTTTTGCGTTGTTATAAACAGGGTCATTCGTGAGGGTGGCGAGTTTATATTCCTGGTGTGCGCACATCTTTTTTTGCTGCTCGACACAGAAAGAATAAAataacaatgggccggcccagcaccgAAGGGGATGTGCGCCGCTTTGAAATTTAGGCTGTAAGTGGCGCTGAGGGCGCCGTATAGGAAATGCCCAAACTGCCGGCGCTTCGCACAGGCGAGCGACCAAGCTGCGACGTGATAGGCCGGCCCAGAGCACCTACAACGCCAGTCGAAGGTTCCCTGAACCGTTTTTTTTCTTTTACcggttttctatttctttttattctGTTTCCTTTTCtactttcttctttcttttctttttttcgttttCATTTTATAGTTCTTTTTTTTCAAGGTTACTTTATCTTTTTTAAACTAAATGCATATTGAGATTTTGTTCTCAATTTTCGAAAAGTGTTCCTGCTTTTTAAAAACGTTCAAAATTTCAAATAATTGTGGTTtttgaaaattgttcacaaattgaaaaaatgttcgggatttttcataATGTTCTTGTTTTTTTTAAATATTGCGAAAGCTATTGTTTAAAAATTTCACAACTTTAAAAAAAAATGTTCAGTCGTTAAAACTATATTcctgttttcaaaaattgttcacaaattgcaAAACATGTTCATGTTTTCATTTTCTCCGGAGTTTCAAAGAATGTCCCAGTTTCATAAATTATTcacaagtttcaaaaaatgttcgtgtttgcaAATTTTGTTCAGGAGTTTCGAAATATGTTTGCTTCTCCAAATTTTGTTTTGGAATTTGGAAATATGTTCCCATTTCAAGAAATATTCATGATTTCCAAACAATGATCCTGTTTTTGAAAACGTTATAGCTTTTTGAAAATTTGttcaaaatgttcttgttttccttttttcaaaaatgcaaaaatgttcatgttttaaaaaattgtttgcAGATAAGAAAATTGTTCGGGGAATTTGATAAAATTTTCGTTTTGAAAAAATGTACGTAATTTCGAAAAATGTTCGCGTTTTCAAAATATGTTCTCTGTTTCtttttcgtttttatttttctttccttttttgttgTTATTTTTCGTGTTTCTTTTGTTTgagattttcaaatatttgttctcaattttaaaaaatgttctcatgttcaaaatttgaaaaaatgttcgtgtttcaatTCTGGAATTTTGAAATGTTCTTGTTTACAATTTCAGAAAATTGCTAGTAATATGTAAAAATGTTATAGTTTTGAAAATATGTTCACAATTTCTAATAAATACCTTATGTTCGTCTTTTTGAAAAATtgttcaaaattttcagaaaaaaaagTTTGCGTTTTCAACTTTTGGTCGAGAGTTTAAAAAAGGTTCTGTTTGCTTAATTTTCATTTGGAATTTGGAAAAATGTTCCCAATTTCAGAAAAAGCGTTCATGATTCCGAAAAATTTGATTTAGAAAAATGTGTCAGTTTTGTAAAACAATTAGCAAATTTGAACAGTGTATGCGTTTCAGAAGACACTCAGTTTTTTTTTACAAAAATTGCTTTcaaaattctgaaaataattctGATCTGCGATGCCTATTGTTTCTTTAATGCTTGACGCTGCTGCCTAAGCGGATAAACTCGCTAGGTCAGCTTGTCGCGGCTCGAGCTCTGTACGAAGAGATCGCTAGTTCCATTTCTAGCAATGTCGTATTTATTCTTTGGAGCGCCTGTGCGAAACTGCGTCGCTTTGCCGCAAAGAGCGGCGAGTAGGAGCTCCCCTTCTTTCCTCACTCCATCCATGGCAACACCGGCCTCAGAGTGAAATTGTTGGGCCCTGTCCAACTGCGTGCGCAATTAACGTCGGCCATGGCAGCACCGGCCTGCGTGGTGCATATTCACCAAATGCAGGATTCACGTCATGTCTTCAAGTCAGAATGGAGTCAAGTGGCCTGGAGCTGGTACTACTTGGTACTCACCCAGCCATGCTATGTAAGTACTCACTACTCACCAAAGCAGCTGAGACTGGAGCTCTATACATGCATAAACAAGGCCAGCAATCTGTGATCATCATTCATCAGGGTACACTACCAAAACCCCAGCGATTCCATTGCACAATCTAAAGGAGACACGAGACTACTAGTAATTCCTACCACGCCTTCTTCCATTTTTCTCCCGTCGCCTTCCTTGAGAGCCCAGCCCTTGATGTACAGGGGATATAAGAAGGAGCGGTAAATCTACTGAAGAAGCAAAAGAGCAAGAGAAACGAAAAAGGATGATGCCATGGAAGGATCGATCGTCAGTCAGTCAGTCAGTAGTTGTTGCTGTTGTAGCCGATGTAGTTGTTGCGGTAGCGCATCCCATACTGCTCGTAGAAGGTGTCGCCGTAGTTCACCGCCTTGATCTCCACCATGCGCCGCTTGCTGTCCACCTCCTGGACCGCGCCGAACACCACCTCGTTCGTCGTCTCGCAGCTCTGCTCGTAGAAGGTCTGCGGCCCGGAGGAGTACTGCCTGTGCTGCTGCAGCTGGTACATCTGCTGCTCCGGCTGCCGCCTCTGCTGGTGCTGCTGCTGCAGCTGGTACGCCTGCTGCTCCGGCGGCTGCCTGTGCTGCTGCCGGTACACCTGCTGCTCCAACTGCTGTCtgtgctgctgcagctgctgctgctggtggtggggatacacttgctgctgctccggcggcGGTTGAGGGCCGCGTGCATCCCAACCGCCAAGATAGGGCTGCCCATGCCGGACGTGGTGAGCCTTCTCAGGCTCCGTCGTCACAAAGGCGTAGTTCTTCTGAGGGGTTGGCCCTCTCGAGTCCAGCGGCGGAGGCGTTTCCTCGTGCGGGATGGCGTAGCTTTCTTGCACTGGCCAAGGGTTGGCCCTTCTCTGCTGGTGCTGCTGATGGTGCTGTCTTGCGGGGCGCTTCTTTCGGGAGAACATGTCTGCCACGGATGATTTTGCTCCTCCCATGAGCTTGCCCATCGAGGTGAAGAATCCCTCTTCAGCTTCATGTTTCCCAGCTTCGTCTTCATTTGGGATCAGCGGCGGGCGAAACGAAGGCTTGAATGGCTGCTGGTATGGTTGGTATGGTTGATATGGAGGGATGCTTGCATTGCTGGGTCTTGGAGGCGTCTGAGGTTCCTGCATGGTTGAAATTTCAGTTGCCAACAAGGTCACTGTAAATTTGCTGCATAAATAAAGTAGTTCTGAAGAATATGCATGGACTCCGTCTTTTACTTTAGTAATGATCTAGCTAGGCTCGCTCTTGAAGGATAATAAAGTGAACTCATAGCACCACTGATGAATGGGTGAACAGGCTGTGGGCAAAAGGACGACGGACACCACATCTACGTGACCAAAGGCTGACTGTAACATATTCATGAGCTGGCCTGCTGATGTAGAAGCATGGTCCAGTATAGACCCTGCCCTAGTTACCAATCCATGCTGCCAGCAAGTGTGCATGATGTTCTCTTCAGAGTAACAGAAACAGTTTGGCAAAATTACCTCTGTTGCTGAGACCATTCCTAAAACACGGCGCTGGAGCAACGCAAGCATGTAACCAAAGAAACCAGCAGCAAAAAGCAAGGCAACACCTGTAATAAGCATTTAAACTGAAGTAATTAGTGATTGTGGTTTTAGTGGAACTTCCTTGTGAGCAGCGAATTCATGATAATATGGCTTCAGACAAGAATAGTATTCATTGGTGAGATAGTACTATTGGAAAGTTTAATGGAATGTACCTAGAGGGAAACCAGCTTCATCCTGATATTCACAGTCATCAGGCTGGAGTGGGATCTCCCGAATTGCTTGGTTTCCTCTGTCAATGACCAAGAGGGAGCAGCTACTGCTGATATAGCGGATTTCAAAATCGGTTGAAAATTTTGCATCGTCGCTTGGTCCATCCATGTGTCCACCTCTCATTGATTTCCCCCCAGCAATGGTTGTGACCCCTACACATTATTGCTCATCCTGTCATGAATCTCCTCATTACCAGTTACAAATTCATAAGGAGACAAGGACATTTATTCTAGATGTTTCTTCAAGATCCACACACAATTTTTTTTTATCTGCAGCCAAACTGAATAAAGCCCAAAGATCTGTACATGAAAACAATTTGAAAAGTACAAATTGTGAAGTTAAAATGGCTGGGCAAACTCGAAGCAATCATATCACCACCATATGGTATTTACCATAAAATATATAGATGCTTTGCCCATGAAACTCCTTGGTTTAATTGAACACATACAATCTGAATGAGCAATTATGATGTCATGGCTACTGATTTCTCCCAGAGCTTTTCGGTATCATGGAATTTTAAGAATGGGATAATCTATAATCTACATTGTAACTATGTAATTCAATTACCCATAATTAGACTCTAGATACATGACTTGTTATAACATTTAAACCTGTGTGTTTGATCTCCGCATCCACTATTACAGCTTACCATATCCCAAATGCAACTTTTGGACACAAGTGCTAAGAAAAAGCACTGCAGAAGCTCAATCGAAAACAAAGAGCAAATATAATGTGAACAGACCCTACAGTAAGACATTTTAGTTTACCTGTATCACTGATCTTTCTTATTGCCATGTTCATAGCGTCTGCAACATAAATGTTGCCCCTGTCGTCGACTGTAAATCCCTTAGGGTGGTTCAGCTTGGCCTCCCGGAGCCTACCATCAACATGACCAGATAATCCTTCAAGCGAACCAGCGACAAGCTTTGGCCTGCTATCTGCACGGTTTGAACCATTTTAAGAGATGCAAGGGGAAATATTATATAAGCTGAACAGTAGCTACTATAGAGAAAAGACACGACTTCATCACTTTAGAACAGAATATACATAGGACGTTTGTGCATACCAAAGTTGGAACGACAGATCTTCACATCAGACATGGAAGATTTTGTTAATAACTGTGGCCAACAATTCATACTATATTTCGCTACAAAACTTTCAGGCAAATACTTGCCGTGTGTCTTCAACTTCTAAACAAGGGAAGTGAAAGTGACCAGGCTCGTAACACATCACTATCTCATCAGGAACTCATAGTTGCAAACTAGTataaactactacctccgtcccggtgtataagtcattcgcgtagttctaggtcgataatttaactatctaaatatgtattatatgtgacaaaaaatatatatttaaaaactacATCCGTGTGGAAATCTAGtggtatacttttcatgacatataacacatatttaatttcttaaatcgatgacctagaactacgcgaatgacttatacacccggacggagggagtaccaaacaCATCGCAATCAAGAAACATGCCTGACCAATGCCCTCAAAATTTAGCATGCAACAATCACACATCACCCCTGACCAACCACCCAAACACGCCCACATCATTTAGTTAACATAACAGGCATATTTAGCAGAAACCAATGATGACTGAGCACTACCAAGATAGCAGCAAAACCTGAAAAGGACATGAAGAAGCAGTTGGAAGTATGGGGGCATGCTCACATCGGGACAAGGGCAGCTGGACCCTGTAGAGGTTGCTGTTCATGGAGTCGAGCAGGAGCAGGTCGCCGGCGGGGGTGAGCTCGACGGAGTGCGGCTCGATCCCCAGATTGCTGCCGTCGAACACCGTCTCCACCGCGTACCCGCCCTCGTACTTCACCATGGACCTCCCGGaggccgccgccgtcgctgccgacgCAAAGATTCCGTTCAGGAAATTGAAACGCGGAAACCCCGGGAAAGAAACGCACCGATTACCCGTCCTGGCGGTCGATTTGAGAGACCAGAGCTTCTTCGCCACCGCCGTCGCCGTGCTGGTCAAGAGCCCGCCCAGgacctctgccgccgacgggcaccAATCAATCAGCCGCAATAAACCAAAGTCAAAACTTTAAGAAACCAAGAACCGAGCTCGCTCACTTGCGGGGTACGAGGACGCGGCCGAGGCGGAGACGGGGGCGCCGAGCAGGAGGGCGGCGACGAGGAGCGCCGCCACGGCCCTCGCGCTCGCCGCCGACGGCGCCCTGGCCTCCATCGCGTGCTGCTCACGTGCTCCTCTCGTGGAGCAAAGAACCAAGAAGCGGCAGAGGTAGCAGGGGAGGCAGTGAGATGGGGGGACTAGCGGGGATGTGATGagcagggggagggggagggggaggaggcggccattTGAGGACAGGTAAAGAAGGTTGAGAAAACACCAAAGGATCCAGACCTCTTTTGGGGGGACCTGCAGTTCTCGCTCTCCGCCAAAAAAAGGCAAGAAAAGAAGAGGGACAGAGATCAGAGGGGCTAAAGCGAGGACAGAGAGTGGAAGTGGAAGAGACaagagggtgg
It contains:
- the LOC119337503 gene encoding uncharacterized protein LOC119337503, with the translated sequence MEMLQGPKHRKPKRKATRRASSSVPAITEAAAIAASSTTTTTTLLSLPLPLSVLALAPLISVPLLFLPFFGGERELQVPPKEVWILWCFLNLLYLSSNGRLLPLPLPLLITSPLVPPSHCLPCYLCRFLVLCSTRGAREQHAMEARAPSAASARAVAALLVAALLLGAPVSASAASSYPAKVLGGLLTSTATAVAKKLWSLKSTARTATAAASGRSMVKYEGGYAVETVFDGSNLGIEPHSVELTPAGDLLLLDSMNSNLYRVQLPLSRYSRPKLVAGSLEGLSGHVDGRLREAKLNHPKGFTVDDRGNIYVADAMNMAIRKISDTGVTTIAGGKSMRGGHMDGPSDDAKFSTDFEIRYISSSCSLLVIDRGNQAIREIPLQPDDCEYQDEAGFPLGVALLFAAGFFGYMLALLQRRVLGMVSATEEPQTPPRPSNASIPPYQPYQPYQQPFKPSFRPPLIPNEDEAGKHEAEEGFFTSMGKLMGGAKSSVADMFSRKKRPARQHHQQHQQRRANPWPVQESYAIPHEETPPPLDSRGPTPQKNYAFVTTEPEKAHHVRHGQPYLGGWDARGPQPPPEQQQVYPHHQQQQLQQHRQQLEQQVYRQQHRQPPEQQAYQLQQQHQQRRQPEQQMYQLQQHRQYSSGPQTFYEQSCETTNEVVFGAVQEVDSKRRMVEIKAVNYGDTFYEQYGMRYRNNYIGYNSNNY